Within Myceligenerans xiligouense, the genomic segment CCCGCGAGCTGCGGCCCGACGTCGTCCTCATGGACGTCCAGATGCCCGTGATGGACGGGATCGAGGCGACGCGCCACGTCGTCACCGACGACCTCGCGAAGGTGCTCGTGCTGACCACCTTCGACAACGACGAGTACGTCTTCCAGGCGCTGTCGGCCGGGGCGAGCGGCTTCCTGCTCAAGAACTCCGAGGCCGAACGCATGGTCGAGGCGGTCCGCACCGTCGCGGCGGGGCACGCACTCCTCGCGCCGGAGATCACCCGGCGGGTGATCCGGCAGATGGTCGACCGCGGGGCGGGTGCCGGTGGCGAGCTCGGGGCCGGCGCGAGTGCGGTGGCACGGGGGCGGGCCGGGCTGCCGTCGCCGTCGGGCGGGGCGGCATCGTCGAACGAGAGACGATCGTCGGGCGGAGCGGCGTCGTCGAACGGGGCGCTGACGTCGAACGGCAGGCCGCCGTCGGACGGTGCCGACGGCGCGATCGCCACGCTCACCCCGCGGGAGCGGGAGGTACTGGAACTGGTGGGCACGGGGCTGTCGAACAGCGAGATCGCCGAGCGGCTCTGGCTGGGCGAGGCGACGGTGAAGACCCACGTCTCCAACCTGCTGTCCAAGCTCCACCTACGAGACCGGGTGCAGGCAGTGGTGCTGGCGCACCGGCACGGGCTGGTCTGACCCGGCCCACACGTCAGCGATCGTTGACCTCGACGACGAATGTCAACGATCGGCGACGCCAGACAGTGCGAGGCCCCGAATCCCTCGTGGGATCCGGGGCCTCGCTCTGCGGGTGTGCGCTGGGTCAGCCCGCGACGACCTTGACGGCGATCTTGGCCGACACCTCAGGGTGCAGGCGGATCGACACGGAGTAGTCGCCGGTGGACTTGATCGGCTGACCGATCTCGATCTTGCGCTTGTCCACGGACTTGCCACCCTCGGCGGCCACGGCGGAGGCGATCTCCGCGGTCGTGATGGCGCCGAACAGGCGGCCACCCGGGCCGGCCTTCGCCGTCACGGTCACCGGCTTGGCGGCGATCGAGTCGGCCAGGGCCTTCGCGTCGTCGAGCGTGGCGATCTCGCGCGCCTTGCGGGCACGGCGAATCGCGGTCACGTCCTTCTCGGCGCCCTTGGTCCACGGCGTGGCCAGGGAACGCGGGATGAGGAAGTTCCGGGCGTACCCGTCCTTCACCTCCACCACGTCGCCGGGCTCACCCAGGCCGGTCACCTCGTGGGTCAGGATCAGCTTTGCCATTGTTCTCGATCCCTTCCTCAGCGAGCCGTCGACGTGTACGGCAGCAGGGCCATCTCGCGGGCGTTCTTCACGGCCTTCGCGATCTGACGCTGCTCCTGCACGGTCACGCCGGTGACTCGGCGAGCACGGATCTTGCCACGGTCCGAGATGAACTTCCGCAGCAGGGCGGTGTCCTTGTAATCGATGTTGTCGATCTTCGCGGACTTGAGCGGGTTGGCCTTCTTCTTGGGCTTACGCACCACAGGCTTCGCCATGGTGTTGCTCCTTCTTCAGGTGCGGGCCGCGCCCCGGCCGGCCGATGCGCGCCGCGCACAGGCCGTGCCACCGGGCACGACAAGATGGTGTCTGGGTTGGGTGCCGATCAGAACGGCGGGTCCTCCGAGAACCCGCCACCGCCCGACGCGGGGCCTGCCGTGGCCCACGGGTCGGACTGCTGACCGCCACCGGACGAGCTGAAGCCTCCGCCGGAACCTCCGTTGAAGCCGCCAGCGTTCTGGCCGCCTCCACCGAAGTCCCCGCCGCCTCCGAAACCGCCGCCACCGGACCGCTGGGCCTTGGTGACCTTGGCCGTGGCGCGCCGCAGGGACGGACCGATCTCGTCCACCTGCAGCTCGACGACGGTGCGCTTCTCCCCCTCGCGGGTCTCGTACGAGCGTTGCACCAGGCGGCCCTGCGCGAGGACGCGCATGCCCTTGGTCAACGACTCGGCGACGTTCTCCGCGGCCTCCCGCCACAACGAGCAGCGCATGAACAGGGTTTCCCCGTCCTTCCACTCGTTGTTCTGGCGGTCGAAGATGCGCGGCGTGGAAGCGATCGTGAAGTTGGCCACTGCCGCACCCGACGGGGTGAAGCGCAGCTCCGGGTCACCGGTCAGGTTCCCCACCACTGTGATGACGGTCTCGCCAGCCATTACCAAGTTCCTCGATTCGTCTCGACGCCGTTTCGTCGCATCCCATCACGAGACACTGACATCCGCCGACCGGCGGCAGTGTCCCCGGGGGGACCACAGCTCAGCAGTTACTTCAGCGGGCGTCCGTGCGCAGGATCTTGGTACGCAGCACGGCCTCGTTCAGACCGAGCTGGCGGTCCAGCTCCTTGGCGGTGTCCGGCGTCGACGTGAAGTCGACGACGGCGTAGATGCCCTCGGACTTCTTCAAGATGTCGAACGACAGACGGCGACGGCCCCAGATGTCCATCTTGTCGACGGTGCCGCCGTCGGTCTTCACGACCGTGAGCAGCTTCTCGAGCGACGGCTGAACGGTGCGCTCCTCGACCTCCGGGTCCAGGATCACCATCAGTTCGTACTGACGCATGTCGATACCCACCTCCTCTGGTCTCAGCGGTCACGGTCGTTCCGTGACAGGAGGGTTCTCACGTCGCCGCGCCCGACAGAGCCGGGCGCAGCAAGGGCCGAGTCTACCGCCTCACCCCGCCCCGGCCGAAGCAGGAGCGGGGTGTCGCGGGTCACCGGCGGGCATCAGCCGCCGCCCGGCGGAACGTCAGCCCCCGCCGTTGCCGTTGCCGCCGCCGGGGCCTGGTTCGTTGCTGGGCTCCCCGGTGGGTTCGTTGCTGGGCTCGTCGCAGGGCTGGTTGCCGAAGACGCCACAGGTCGCACCATCGGACGGTTCGCCGAGCGAGCCGTCGGAGACCCAGATCGTCACGGTCGAACCTTCGCCGGCCTGAGAGCCCGGGCCGGGGTTCTGCTCCACCACCGTGCCCTCCGGCTGCTCCGACGCCTGGGTCTGGATGTCGACCCCGAATCCAGCTCGACGCAGTTCGTTCTCGGCGGCCCGCTGGTCCAGTCCGCGGACCTCCGGCACGGCGGCGCCCACCTCGGCCGCACCGGTGATCTCCACCTCGACGGTCGAGCTGACCTCGACCTCCTGACCCTCACCGTGGACGCGGACGACGGTGTTGGGGTCCCAGCCCTCGCGCCCTTCGACTTCCCTCGGCTGGGGGTTGAGCCCGAGTGCGACGAGTTCCGCCTGCACGTCAGGCCAGGGCCGTCCGCTCAGGCCGCCCGGAATCTGGACGGTCTCGGGCTGGTCGGTCGGCGTCGGCGACGGGGAGGGCATGACCGGCTCGTACTCGTACTCGGGGAACTCCGCGATCGGCAGCTCGCTGTGGATCTGGTACACCTTCTGCATGTACTCGGTCCACGCGGATGCCGGCCACGTTCCACCGGTGATCGGCCACCCCATCGCCTCGTAGTCGCCCCACGACTGGATCTGCCGGTAGGTGTTCGCGTTGCGGTCGTACTGGTACAGGCCCACGACAGTCGCGTACTGGGGCGTGTAGCCGGCGAACCACGCGGACTTGTTCTCGTTCGAGGAACCCGTCTTCCCGGCGACGGGTCGGCCGAGCTCCTGGGCGGCCACGCCCGACCCGTCCTCGACCACCTGCTGCATCGCGTACGTCGCGCCCGCCATGATCTCCTCGTCGAAGACCCGTTCCTCCTCGATCGGCGTCGCGAACCGCTTCTCGTCATCCAGGGTCGTCACGCTCTTCACCAGGTGAGGGTCGGTCCGGACGCCCTGCGCCGCGAACGTCGCGTAGGCGCGAGCCAGCTGCAGCGTCGTCACGTTGTCGGTCCCGAGCACGTTCGCCAGCTGTGCGGGACCGTCGGTGGACAGAGGGATGCCCGCGTCGATCGCCGCCTGCCGTGTGGCGTCGGGCCCCACTTCGACGTTCAGCTGCGCGTAGACGGTGTTCACCGAATCCTTGGTCGCATCGGCGAGATCGATCTGCCCGAAGCTCTCGTGGTCGAAGTTGCCGAGCTCGATCTCTTCCTCCTGGCCGGTGTCCTTGTTCAGCACGCTCCAGCCGGGGATCTGCTGCGGGCTGTCCCCGTTGTACTTCTGGCCCATGGAAATGCCCTGGTCCAGCGCCGCCACGAGGGTGAAGGGCTTGAACGTGGACGCCGCCTGGGAGGTGTCCTGGGTCGCCGCATTGGTCTGGTAGAACGGGTTGGCGTAGTCGGGCCCGCCGTACAGCGCCCTGATCGCACCGTTCGCGGGGTCGATGGTGACGACCGAGGAGCGAAGCCACTTGGACGCCTTGCCCGGCTTCTTGTCCACCTTGGCGTCGGGCGCGGTCGTGGGAATCGACGAACCCGTCTCGGTGGCAGCGGCCTGCATCTTCTTGTCGAGCGTCGTATAGATCTTGTATCCGTCGCTCAGCAGGTCGTCCTCGGAGAGCGCGGCTCCGTCCGGATCCTTGAGCTCCCTCTTGACCTCTTCGATCAGATAGCCCGTCTGGCCCGATTTCGCACCGCCGGCGGTGTACTTCCTGGGCTCCGGGAACTTCGCCGCGGCGGCATCGTCGGCCGTGATCACACCCTCGGAGGCCATGAAGCCGATCGAACGCTCCCAGCGCCCTTCCACCCAGCTCCTGCTGTACTCGGGGTCGGTGGTCCCGTCCCACTGGTTCGGCGAGGGGATGATCCCGACGAGGAAGGCCACCTGGTTGTAGTCCAGCTTGCTCGCGGACTTGCCGAAGTAGGCCTGCGCGCCCGCCTCGATCCCGTAGGCACCACGGCCGAAGTAGATGGTGTTGAGGTATCGCTCGAGGATGACGTCCTTGTCCTCCTCCTGCGCGACCTTGAGCGCGAGGATGACTTCGCGGAACTTCCCGTCGTATCCCGTGTTCAAACCTGTCAGATAGGTCTCGACGTACTGCTGGGTCAGTGTCGACCCGCCCTGCTGGGCCCCGCCCCGGAGGTTGTTGACGGCCGACCGAGCGATGCCGACGAAGTCCACACCGAGGTTGGTCCGGAACGTCTGGTCCTCCGACGCGATGAGCGTGCCGGTGATCAGGTCCCAGTTCTCGCCGATCTCGTCGGGCGTGACGATCTGGCGCTTCTCAGCGGCGATCTCGCCGAGTTTGGAGCCGTCGGACCAGTACACGATCGTGCTCTGGTTGCCGACCTCGGCCATCGCGGCCGGAACCGGGAGATTGATCCACGCGGCCATGACGACACCGCCCAGTGTCGACGCACCGGCCAGCATCACGCCGACGACGAATCGCCAAGACGGCAGCCAGGCCTTCCAGCCCGTGCGGTACGGCCGTGGGTAGTTCCAGAAGTGGGTACGCGCACGCGGGCGGAACGGCGGGATATGCGGGGCATTCGAAGTAGCCACGTCCTGCCTCTTCCTCTCGTTCGGTGGGGGCCGGTGCCGGAACGGGGTCTAGGGAACCGCACGGTCGAGGGCACATCGAACCACCGGACACAATAGAGGCACCTCCTCGGCGTCCTGCAACGATGAGGGTGGAATCACACGCAGAGCGCCCCAGTTCCCCCACGCCTCCCGCAGCCCTCATCCCGCGTCTTCACGCATTCATCACATTTGGGCGGTCATCCGTTGCGCCCGGCAACGTCGCGTGCCTATCCTCGCGATGTATCGACTCGATAGGTCGGGCGCAACCAACCGCAGATGAACATGACGTGACGGGAGGCAGCAGGTATGCGTAGCCGCTCGGAGGTGCTGGAGACCGCCGTTCTCGGCCTCCTGAACGAGGCGCCGCTGCACGGCTACGAGCTGCGCAAACGTCTCGGGCTGGCGCTGGGCACGTTCCGCGCGCTCTCGTACGGCAGCCTGTACCCCGCCCTGCGGAGGCTCGTCCAGCAGGGCCTGATCACCGCTGTCGAAGGCGACCAGCGACCGTCGTCGGACACGAACACCGCGCGGAACGGCGGGCGGACGAGGCCCGCCCGAGGCACGATGACCAACAAGCCCGCGCTCGGGCGGCGCGGCCGCATCGTCTACGAGCTCACCGCCGACGGCAAGGAACATCTGCACACCCTCCTGACGAACGCCGGGCCGACCGCGTGGGAGGACGAGAACTTCGACGTGCGGTTCGCCCTGTTCGGGCAGACGGACGCCGAGACCCGCCTGCGCATCCTCGAAGGGCGCCGCACCCGCCTCGCCGAACAGCTCGAGGCGGTCCGTGAGGCCGCGGCCCGGAGCCGGAACCGCGCGGACGAGTACACCCGCGAGCTGCAGCGGTTCGGGCAGGAGAAGGTCGAGCACGAGGTCGACTGGATCGACCGGCTGATCCGCGCCGAACGCGGCCGCGTGGACTCCGCGAGCGGCGTCCACCCCAAGTCCCCAGGGAACACACCTCAGAGTAAGGAGCGAGGATGACTTCCATCCGCGTCGCGGTGGTCGGTGTCGGGAACTGTGCGTCGTCCCTGATCCAGGGCGTGCACTACTACAAGGACGCCGATCCGCACGACAAGGTGCCGGGCCTCATGCACGTCCAGCTCGGTGGCTACCACGTCCGTGACCTCGAGTTCGTGGCGGCGTTCGACGTCGACGCCAAGAAGGTGGGCTTCGATCTCGCCGAGGCGATCACGGCGTCGGAGAACAACACGATCAAGATCGCCGACGTGCCACCGCTCGGGGTCACCGTGCAGCGGGGTCCGACCCTGGACGGCCTCGGCACCTACTACCGCGACACGATCGACGAGGCCGACGCGGAGCCCGTCGACGTCGTCGCCGCCCTCCGCGCGGCCGAGGTGGACGTGCTCGTGTCCTACCTTCCGGTGGGGTCCGAGGAGGCCGACAAGTTCTACGCGCAGTGCGCCATCGATGCGGGCGTCGCGTTCGTCAACGCGCTGCCCGTGTTCATCGCCTCGGACCCGGAGTGGGCCGCGAAGTTCGAGGCGGCGGGCGTGCCGATCGTCGGCGACGACATCAAGTCCCAGGTGGGGGCCACCATCACGCATCGCGTGCTGGCCAAGCTGTTCGAGGACCGCGGCGTCGTCCTGGACCGCACCTACCAGCTCAACGTGGGCGGCAACATGGACTTCAAGAACATGCTGCAGCGCGAGCGGCTGGAGTCGAAGAAGGTCTCCAAGACCCAGTCGGTCACCTCCAACCTGACCGACGGGCCGCTCGCCGGCGTGAAGGACGACCGCAACGTGCACATCGGGCCGTCGGACTACGTCGCCTGGCTCGACGACCGCAAGTGGGCCTACGTGCGCCTGGAGGGCCGCGCGTTCGGCGAGGTTCCGCTGAACATGGAGTACAAGCTCGAGGTCTGGGACTCGCCGAACTCCGCGGGCATCATCATCGACGCGGTGCGCTGCGCGAAGATCGCGAAGGACCGCGGCCAGGGCGGCCCGGTGCACCCGGCGTCGACGTACTTCATGAAGTCCCCGCCGGAGCAGCGCGAGGACACCGAGGGGCGCGCGCGGCTGGAGGCCTGGATCCGGGGCGACGAGACGGCCTGAAGTGGTCGCGCCGGATGGGCGTCCGCCTCGGACGGACCGGGCTCGCTGGCCGGTCACCACATGACCGACCAGCGAGCCGTCACCTCCTCGTCAGCCGCAGAACTCGGTGAGGGTGAAGTCGTGGACCACCGTCCTGCCCTTGATGATCCGCACGTTCGACTTCATCTCCGGCGGGTAGCCGTCCGCCGAGCTCAGCAGCGTGAGCTTGTTGTTCGACACCCCCATCCAGCGTGCGTAGCCGCCGTCGGGCCCGGTCACGAGCGTGACGTCGTACGCGGAACCGTCGAGCTTCACGAACGCGCCCTCCAGCGGCGCCGGGTCGCCCTCGCACGGCTGTCCGGTCACCGTGCCGGCGATCTTGCCCCAGTTCTTCGGGGGGTCGACCGACATCGTCACGGTCGCCCGAGGCGCCCGGTACGGCGTCGAACCGTCCACCACGACGGCCGACTCGTACGTGCCCGGCTGGTCGACACGGCTGCTGTCCATCCCGACGTGCACCGTCGCCGACTCACCGGGCTCCAGCGAGAACACCGGCGGCTGCACGTCGAGCCACGGCACGTCCACCGAGGTCCCACCGGTCACGTTCATGACCGCGTGCATGTCGGGGAAGCCGAGATCCGCGACCTCCGCCGGCTCGGGGTTCCCGCAGGCCTCGCTCGCGAGGTAGGTCGGCGCCGTCTCCGGCTCCGCGTTCGACCCCACGAAGAAGACCGGCCCGTCCGGCACGGCCACCTCGACGACGAGCGTGCTGCCCGCCGGCGCCGTCCCCGCGACCGGGACGTCGACGAGCGTGAGGTCGGCGTCCTCCAGCTCCGTGGTCGCCGAGCCGAGGAGCTCCATGTTCTCGTAGAGCAGCTCACCGTCCAGCGTGTACAGGTTGACCGTCACCTCCGTCCCCGGATCGGCGATCTCGACGCCGAACGACACGTTCGTCACCGCGAACTCCCCGCCGATGCCGAAGTCCTCCAGCGTGAACGTGCGCAGCACCTGCGTCGCGGCGCCCGTGCACGCCACCGAGTTGCCCGGCGCGATCTCCTGGGACGAGGAGTGCGTGATCGTCGTGCCCTCACCCGCGAGCAGGGACGGCGTCGGGGCCGGCGTGACCGCCTTCCCGGCCCGCCCGTGCGGCGCGTAGCGCTCGGCCGCCGGGTCCGACGGCGTGGCGTCCGCGGCGGCCGTGCGGTGCGCCGTTCCCGGCTTGCCCGACGACGGAACGGGCGCGGCCGCGACCTCGGTCGCCTCCCGCTCGACTCCCTTGATCGTGCCGCCCGAGGCGCCGGACGACAGGATCTCGAAGTCCGACGTCCCCGGGTACGCCTCGACCTCGGCGGAGGCGGTGCCCTCGTTGGTCACGGTGAACCGTCCGGAGCCGGTCCCGCCGAGCACCATGTCGTCGGACACCTGGTCGGGCGTCACGCTGAGGCGCGGTGCCGCGAGTTCGACGTCGTGCCGGGTGATGGTGTCCGCGGTGACCTGGACCGGGGACTCGTCCGAGACGTACCCGTCACCCTTCACGGAGATCGTCCGCTCGCCCGCGGGAGCGAACAGCGAGTAGTAGCCGGGTTGCACGTGGGTGTTGGCGGGATCCGCCGTCGGCACCCCGTCGTCCGGGAACTCGGTGTCGGCGACGGTCGCGCCGACCACGCCGTCCTCCGTGTTCAGGTCGGTGACGTGGCCCGACACCAGACCGCCCGCGACGGGCAGGCACTCGCCGAAGCCGACGTCGTCGATCTGCCACCAGAGGCCCCAGAAGGCGTCACCGAGATGGAAGCGGACGAGCGCGTCGCTCTCGCCGCCCGCGGCGGACAGGTCCACGAACGCCCGGCCCTGCGCAGGTGCGGTCTGGTGCAGCACCGTCTCCCAGGTCTCGCCGCCGTCGATCGACAGGTCGACGTCGGCGAACTCCCCGAGCGTGTCGAAGGCCTGGTCGAACGCCAGCGTGGGCGCCGACAGCCCGGAGAAGTCGAGCGGTGCCGTGGTCAGGGTCGTGTCCTGGTGCCCGTCGGGCCCGTAGGCATCGCTGTTCACCTCGGCGAACAGGCCCTCGCCGCCGGTCATGTTGCCGTAGCCGAAGTCGTCGTCGAACGTCCACACCTCGCCGGTCCCGGCGAGGTCCTCCACGCTCCAGCCCTCAGGCAACTCGCCGGACTCGAACTCCTCGACCGGGATGTCCGCGCCGCCGAACCCGTAGCCGGGTGCGACGCAGGCCGCGGTCACCCGTGCGGCGACATCGTGCACGACGGGCCCGGCGGACACCTCGACCGGCTCGCGTGACGTCGCGTAGCCCTCGGCGGTGGGGTCGGCGATCACCGTGTGCGTCGAGTTCGCCGGGACGTCCAGCGTGTACTCACCGGTGAACGGGTCGGACCAGGCCGAGAAGTCCGCGGGGGCCTCGGCGATCCGCACCTTCGCGCCGAGCGGCCAGCCGTGCCCGGATCCGTCCGTGACGGTGCCGGTCATGGTGGTCATGGGCGCGCGCTCGAGAGCGATGTCGGCCGCGGCGGTCCCGCCGTCGGACACCTCGACGCCCTCGACGACCCCGCCGACGAAGCCGAAGGCCTCGACCTCCACGTCGTACGTGCCGACCGGGAGCAGGATGCGGAAGGCGCCGGACGCGTCGGTCGCGGTGGAACGCTCGCCGACGGTGACGGTGGCACCGTCCACGGGCTCGCCGTCGGTGCCGGTGACGGTCCCGGCGATGTCGCCGCTCTCCTCCTCGCCCGCGGCCTCGACCAGGGCGAGGACGTCGAGGTCGCCCTCGCCGTACACGTTGTTGTTCTCCGGGGTGCCGCCGCACTCGTCGTCGGCGTGGTCGACGGCGGACGCGTCGAGCAGGTCCCGGGTGACGGGGATGTCACCGATGAGGCTCGGCACGGCCGACCACAGCACGGCCACCGCACCGGTGACGTGCGGCGCCGCCATCGAGGTGCCGGACGCCACCTCGTAGCCGCCGCCGGGCACGGAGGAGCGGACCTCCTGACCCGGTGCCGCGATGTTCGGCTGGATCATGCCGTCCTCGCCCGGCCCCCGGGAAGAGAACCCGGCGATCTCGCCCTCCGAGGTCGTGGCGCCCACGGAGTATGTGGCGGCGTTGGCCCCGGGTGAGGACGTGCTCTGGCAGCCGGCCTCGCCCGCGTTGCCGGCGGCCCACACGCCGAAGATGCCCGCTGCCTCCCAGGCGGCGATCTCGTCGGCGAAGAAGTCGTTGATGTCTCCCGGGAGCTGGGAGCCCCAGGAGTTGTTCACGACATGCGGCCGAAGCGCCGGGTTCGGCTGGCTGCCGTCCGCGCGCGTGGGCGCGAGCATCCACTGGCCGGAGGCCAGCAGGTCGGCGTCCGAGCAGCTGTGGCAGCCGTTCGCCGCGATCCACTCCGCACCGGGCGCGACGCCGATCTGGTTGTCGCCGCCGTCGTCCCCCACCATCGTGCCCATGACGTGGGTGCCGTGGCCGGCGTTGTCGCACGGGTCACCACCGCAGCTCCCGGAGGCGTCGAACCAGTTGTAGTCGTGGTTGACGGTGCCGTCCTCGGCCGCCCCGCGGTAGTGGGGCGCGAGCGCCGGATGTTCCAGGTCGGCGCCGGAGTCGACGGTCGCCACGGTGATGCCCTCGCCCGTGTGGCCGAGGTCCCAGGCGGCCGGGGCGTTGATCGCCTCGACGCCCCACTCGACGGATGCCGTTCCGGCCTCGCCGGCGGGGTGCTGCTCCACGGGCTCGATCGGCTCGACCGCGACGCGCTCGTGCACGCTCGCGACCTCGGGCTCGGCGGCGAGACGCGTGGCGAGCTCCAGGTCTCCGTCGGTCACCAGGACGGAGTTGTTGATCCAGTAGGTCTCGTGGTCGGCTCCGGCCGAGCGCAGTTCGGCGACGACGTCGGCCTGGGACCGCTTCGCGGCGGCGGTCAGCTCGTCGTAGACGTACCGGCCGCGCTCGGCCCAGTCGGTGATGGTGGTCGCGCGCTCGAGGTCGGCGGTCTGCTCGAAGCGGATCCAGAAGTCACCGGACTTCCCGGTTCCGAGACGGGCCCGCAGGGTGTCGGTGAGCTTGCTCTTCCCGGCGGCCGAGGAGCCGCCCGCGTCGTCGGTGGGTCGATCGGGGGTCACTGCACCGGCAGTGCTCGGCAGCCCGGCCGGCGGGCCGGCGAGCGCCGGGGCGGCACTCACCGCCGAGGCGGCCACGAAGGATAGCGCTGTCGCCAGGGCGGCAGCGGTTCTCCTTCCGGGCATGGTGCGACGTCGCATGGAGCCTCCTGGGATCTGGCGCCCGTGAACCACGGACGCGTTGGCAACCGTCGGATAACGGTTGGATCACACCGTGACCCACTTCGGGATGACCGGCAAGGAAAGTTCGCTCCTTGTGGATTAATCTTCACATTAGGCTCCAAATTACCGCTCGGCTCACGGGACCAGCCGCACGAACCGGGCAAGGCCGTGCGAACCGGACACGACGACGGCCCGGCCGTCCGTCCACAAGGACGCACGACCGGGCCGCGGGGTTGCCCGTTACGGACAGGTCACGCTAGGCAAGCGCGTCGAGCGCGAAGTCGTAGGTGACGGTCTGGCCCCTGACGATCGTGCCGGTACGGACCTGCGGGACGTAGCCGTCCTTGGCGACGATCATGGTGAGCGAGTTGTTGGACACCCCCATCCAGTACTCGTAGGTGCCGTCCCCGCCCGTGACGAGGGTGACGTCCTTCTCCAGGCCGTCGAGGTGCACGGTGGCGCCGTCGAGCGGGGCGCCCGCCGTGTCCGCGACCGTGCCGGAGACCTTGCCCCAGTTCCCCGGCGGGTTGGCCACGAGCGTCGCCGTGACGGACGGCTCGGCGTACGGCGTGTCGGCGCCCAGCACCACGTCGGCGGTGTAGGTGCCGGGCTGGTCGACGGCCCGCGGGTCGATGGTCGCGACGATCCGCACGGACTCGCCCGGGTCGAGCGTGACCGAGCCGGGCTGCGCGTCGAGCCAGGCCGTGTCGCTGCCGCCACCGCCGCCGGTGCTGCCGGACACGTTCATCACGATGTGCATGTCGGCCCAGCCGATCGAGTCGGTCGTCGCCGGCTCGCTGATCCCGCACTCGTCCGCCGCGAGGTACGACGGAGCGGTCTGGCCGTCCGCGTTCGAACCGATGTAGAACACGCCGGCGTTGTCCCGCTGGTCGTGCGAGACCACCTCGACGACCAGGGTGCCGCCCGTGATCTCCCCCTCCACCGGGACGCTGACCATGGAGAGCGTCTGCGCCTCGATGTCGGCCTGGGCGGAGCCGAGCTGCTCCAGGTTGGCGTAGACGAGGTCCTCGCCGACGAGCTCGTAGAGGTTGACGGTCAGCGTCTGCGCCGTCGCCTCCTCGATGCCGAACGACACCTCGGAAACGGCGAACGAGCCGTCGATCCCGAAGTCGCCCAGCGTGAACGTCCGCAGGAAGCGGTTCTCCGAGGTACCGAAGTCACTCCCGCAGGACGCCGAGTTGAGCGCGGCGACCTCCTGCGACGTCGAGTGGGTGATGGTCGTCTCGGCCTGCGGTACGGACACCGCCGGGAAGGCCGAGACGCCGGCCGTGAGCGATGACGTACCCAGCGCCCCGTCCGGGTTCGCGCCCCGGGAGCCTCCGATGGACACCCCCGGCGCCTCGGAGGAGACCTCCGTGGCGTCGCCCTCGACGTGGTTGATCACGCCGCCGGTCGAGGAGCCCAGGCCGAGCATGTCGAAGTCGCCGCCGTCGGTTCCGAGCGAGAGGTCGGCCGGTGCCGAACCCTCGTTCGTCACTCTGAAGCCCCGGGTCGCCGGTGCGCCGCCGAGCCGCTTCTCGACGGAGACGGCCTCCTTGTTGACGGTCAGCAGACCCGCCTTGAGCTGCGCGTTCCGGGTCTTCGAGTCGCCGTCCTCCGCGAGGTTCACCCGCTTGCCGACGGGCACGTAGTCGTCGGCGGAGAACTCCAGGTCGTACCGCCCGAGCGCCACGACCGCCGTGTAGCGGCCGTCGTCCCCCGTGCTGAGGGTGTCGGCGGCACCGTCCGGACCGGTCATGGTGACGGTCGCGCCGGCCACCGGCTCCTTGGTGTTGTAGTCCTTCACGATGCCCGACAGCGTCGCCAGCGGCGGCGCGACGTACGTGATGGACAGGCCCTCGGACAGCACGGCGGCGTTGTAGGAGTACTCGAGACCGACCGCGCCGGCCTCGTCCTCGATCCCGACCGTGGCCGACGACCCGGCGGCGGTGGCGCCGCTCCCGGCGAGCTCGCCGTAGCCGAGCACGATGTCGCCGCTCGCGAGCAGCGTGACCGAGAAGTCGAGCCGGGCGTCCCGGTCGGCGTAGAGGGCGACGTCCCGGAACTCGAGCACGTACGCGTCGGTCCCGTCCACGGTCGTCGTGCC encodes:
- a CDS encoding S8 family serine peptidase; amino-acid sequence: MRRRTMPGRRTAAALATALSFVAASAVSAAPALAGPPAGLPSTAGAVTPDRPTDDAGGSSAAGKSKLTDTLRARLGTGKSGDFWIRFEQTADLERATTITDWAERGRYVYDELTAAAKRSQADVVAELRSAGADHETYWINNSVLVTDGDLELATRLAAEPEVASVHERVAVEPIEPVEQHPAGEAGTASVEWGVEAINAPAAWDLGHTGEGITVATVDSGADLEHPALAPHYRGAAEDGTVNHDYNWFDASGSCGGDPCDNAGHGTHVMGTMVGDDGGDNQIGVAPGAEWIAANGCHSCSDADLLASGQWMLAPTRADGSQPNPALRPHVVNNSWGSQLPGDINDFFADEIAAWEAAGIFGVWAAGNAGEAGCQSTSSPGANAATYSVGATTSEGEIAGFSSRGPGEDGMIQPNIAAPGQEVRSSVPGGGYEVASGTSMAAPHVTGAVAVLWSAVPSLIGDIPVTRDLLDASAVDHADDECGGTPENNNVYGEGDLDVLALVEAAGEEESGDIAGTVTGTDGEPVDGATVTVGERSTATDASGAFRILLPVGTYDVEVEAFGFVGGVVEGVEVSDGGTAAADIALERAPMTTMTGTVTDGSGHGWPLGAKVRIAEAPADFSAWSDPFTGEYTLDVPANSTHTVIADPTAEGYATSREPVEVSAGPVVHDVAARVTAACVAPGYGFGGADIPVEEFESGELPEGWSVEDLAGTGEVWTFDDDFGYGNMTGGEGLFAEVNSDAYGPDGHQDTTLTTAPLDFSGLSAPTLAFDQAFDTLGEFADVDLSIDGGETWETVLHQTAPAQGRAFVDLSAAGGESDALVRFHLGDAFWGLWWQIDDVGFGECLPVAGGLVSGHVTDLNTEDGVVGATVADTEFPDDGVPTADPANTHVQPGYYSLFAPAGERTISVKGDGYVSDESPVQVTADTITRHDVELAAPRLSVTPDQVSDDMVLGGTGSGRFTVTNEGTASAEVEAYPGTSDFEILSSGASGGTIKGVEREATEVAAAPVPSSGKPGTAHRTAAADATPSDPAAERYAPHGRAGKAVTPAPTPSLLAGEGTTITHSSSQEIAPGNSVACTGAATQVLRTFTLEDFGIGGEFAVTNVSFGVEIADPGTEVTVNLYTLDGELLYENMELLGSATTELEDADLTLVDVPVAGTAPAGSTLVVEVAVPDGPVFFVGSNAEPETAPTYLASEACGNPEPAEVADLGFPDMHAVMNVTGGTSVDVPWLDVQPPVFSLEPGESATVHVGMDSSRVDQPGTYESAVVVDGSTPYRAPRATVTMSVDPPKNWGKIAGTVTGQPCEGDPAPLEGAFVKLDGSAYDVTLVTGPDGGYARWMGVSNNKLTLLSSADGYPPEMKSNVRIIKGRTVVHDFTLTEFCG
- a CDS encoding inositol-3-phosphate synthase, with translation MTSIRVAVVGVGNCASSLIQGVHYYKDADPHDKVPGLMHVQLGGYHVRDLEFVAAFDVDAKKVGFDLAEAITASENNTIKIADVPPLGVTVQRGPTLDGLGTYYRDTIDEADAEPVDVVAALRAAEVDVLVSYLPVGSEEADKFYAQCAIDAGVAFVNALPVFIASDPEWAAKFEAAGVPIVGDDIKSQVGATITHRVLAKLFEDRGVVLDRTYQLNVGGNMDFKNMLQRERLESKKVSKTQSVTSNLTDGPLAGVKDDRNVHIGPSDYVAWLDDRKWAYVRLEGRAFGEVPLNMEYKLEVWDSPNSAGIIIDAVRCAKIAKDRGQGGPVHPASTYFMKSPPEQREDTEGRARLEAWIRGDETA